In one Saimiri boliviensis isolate mSaiBol1 chromosome 19, mSaiBol1.pri, whole genome shotgun sequence genomic region, the following are encoded:
- the MINDY1 gene encoding ubiquitin carboxyl-terminal hydrolase MINDY-1 isoform X1 has translation MEHHQPEHPAPGKAGTVEAVIPENHEVPAGPDEPPQDTDTRDADGEAGEQEPADQALLPGQCGDNLESPTPEASSSPLGPTLGTVPEVETVRACSMPQELPQSSRTRQPEPDFYCVKWIPWKGERTPIITQSTNGPCPLLAIMNILFLQWKVKLPPQKEVITSDELMAHLGNCLLSIKPQEKSEGLQLNFQQNVDDAMTVLPKLATGLDVNVRFTGVSDFEYTPECSVFDLLGIPLYHGWLVDPQQSPEAVRAVGKLSYNQLVEKIITCKHSSDTNLVTEGLIAEQFLETTAAQLTYHGLCELTAAAKEGELSVFFRNNHFSTMTKHKSHLYLLVTDQGFLQEEQVVWESLHNVDGDSCFCDSDFHLSHSLGKGPGAEGGSGSPEKQLQVDQDYLIALSLQQQQQPQGALGLTDLELAQQLQQEEYQQQQAAQPVWTRTRALSLQGRGATSGRPAGERRQRPKHEPDCILL, from the exons ATGGAACACCATCAGCCTGAGCATCCAGCCCCCGGTAAGGCCGGGACTGTAGAAGCAGTCATCCCTGAAAACCATGAGGTCCCGGCAGGCCCAGATGAGCCCCCTCAGGACACAGATACAAGAGATGCTGATGGGGAGGCTGGAGAACAGGAGCCAGCAGACCAAGCTTTGCTGCCCGGCCAGTGTGGGGACAACCTTGAGTCCCCTACACCTGAAGCTAGCTCAAGTCCCCTGGGGCCAACCCTTGGGACAGTGCCTGAAGTAGAGACAGTGAGGGCATGCTCCATGCCCCAGGAGCTTCCTCAGTCCTCCAGGACCCGACAGCCGGAGCCGGATTTCTACTGTGTCAAGTGGATCCCTTGGAAAGGAGAGCGGACACCGATCATCACCCAGAGCACTAACGGCCCTTGCCCTCTCCTTGCCATCATGAACATCCTCTTTCTTCAGTGGAAG GTGAAACTCCCCCCGCAGAAGGAAGTGATCACATCGGATGAGCTCATGGCCCATCTTG GAAACTGCCTCCTGTCCATCAAGCCCCAAGAGAAGTCAGAGGGACTTCAGCTTAATTTTCAGCAG AATGTGGACGATGCAATGACGGTGCTGCCTAAACTGGCCACAGGTCTGGATGTTAATGTGCGGTTCACAGGCGTCTCCGATTTTGAGTATACACCCGAGTGCAGTGTCTTTGACCTCCTAGGCATACCTCTGTACCACGGCTGGCTTGTCGATCCTCAG CAGAGTCCTGAGGCTGTGCGTGCAGTTGGGAAGCTGAGTTACAACCAGCTGGTGGAGAAGATCATCACCTGCAAACACTCCAGTGACACCAACCTCGTGACAGAAG GCCTGATTGCGGAGCAGTTCCTGGAGACCACGGCGGCCCAGCTGACCTACCACGGGCTGTGCGAGCTGACCGCAGCTGCTAAGGAGGGAGAACTTAGCGTCTTTTTCCGAAACAACCACTTTAGCACCATGACTAAACACAAG AGTCACTTGTACCTGCTGGTCACTGACCAGGGCTTTCTACAGGAGGAGCAAGTCGTATGGGAGAGCCTGCACAATGTAGATGGAGACAGCTGCTTCTGTGACTCCGACTTCCACCTGAGTCATTCCCTGGGCAAGGGGCCTGGAGCAGAAGGTGGGAGTGGCTCCCCAGAAAAGCAGCTGCAGGTAGACCAG GACTACCTGATtgctctgtccctgcagcagcagcagcagccacaagGCGCACTGGGACTGACTGACTTGGAGCTGGCCCAGCAGCTTCAGCAGGAGGAGTATCAGCAGCAGCAGGCAGCCCAGCCAGTGTGGACGCGGACGCGGGCCCTGTCACTGCAG GGGAGAGGAGCCACATCTGGACGCCCAGCTGGGGAGCGTCGGCAGAGGCCGAAGCACGAGCCAGACTGCATTCTGCTTTAG
- the MINDY1 gene encoding ubiquitin carboxyl-terminal hydrolase MINDY-1 isoform X2, whose protein sequence is MEHHQPEHPAPGKAGTVEAVIPENHEVPAGPDEPPQDTDTRDADGEAGEQEPADQALLPGQCGDNLESPTPEASSSPLGPTLGTVPEVETVRACSMPQELPQSSRTRQPEPDFYCVKWIPWKGERTPIITQSTNGPCPLLAIMNILFLQWKVKLPPQKEVITSDELMAHLGNCLLSIKPQEKSEGLQLNFQQNVDDAMTVLPKLATGLDVNVRFTGVSDFEYTPECSVFDLLGIPLYHGWLVDPQSPEAVRAVGKLSYNQLVEKIITCKHSSDTNLVTEGLIAEQFLETTAAQLTYHGLCELTAAAKEGELSVFFRNNHFSTMTKHKSHLYLLVTDQGFLQEEQVVWESLHNVDGDSCFCDSDFHLSHSLGKGPGAEGGSGSPEKQLQVDQDYLIALSLQQQQQPQGALGLTDLELAQQLQQEEYQQQQAAQPVWTRTRALSLQGRGATSGRPAGERRQRPKHEPDCILL, encoded by the exons ATGGAACACCATCAGCCTGAGCATCCAGCCCCCGGTAAGGCCGGGACTGTAGAAGCAGTCATCCCTGAAAACCATGAGGTCCCGGCAGGCCCAGATGAGCCCCCTCAGGACACAGATACAAGAGATGCTGATGGGGAGGCTGGAGAACAGGAGCCAGCAGACCAAGCTTTGCTGCCCGGCCAGTGTGGGGACAACCTTGAGTCCCCTACACCTGAAGCTAGCTCAAGTCCCCTGGGGCCAACCCTTGGGACAGTGCCTGAAGTAGAGACAGTGAGGGCATGCTCCATGCCCCAGGAGCTTCCTCAGTCCTCCAGGACCCGACAGCCGGAGCCGGATTTCTACTGTGTCAAGTGGATCCCTTGGAAAGGAGAGCGGACACCGATCATCACCCAGAGCACTAACGGCCCTTGCCCTCTCCTTGCCATCATGAACATCCTCTTTCTTCAGTGGAAG GTGAAACTCCCCCCGCAGAAGGAAGTGATCACATCGGATGAGCTCATGGCCCATCTTG GAAACTGCCTCCTGTCCATCAAGCCCCAAGAGAAGTCAGAGGGACTTCAGCTTAATTTTCAGCAG AATGTGGACGATGCAATGACGGTGCTGCCTAAACTGGCCACAGGTCTGGATGTTAATGTGCGGTTCACAGGCGTCTCCGATTTTGAGTATACACCCGAGTGCAGTGTCTTTGACCTCCTAGGCATACCTCTGTACCACGGCTGGCTTGTCGATCCTCAG AGTCCTGAGGCTGTGCGTGCAGTTGGGAAGCTGAGTTACAACCAGCTGGTGGAGAAGATCATCACCTGCAAACACTCCAGTGACACCAACCTCGTGACAGAAG GCCTGATTGCGGAGCAGTTCCTGGAGACCACGGCGGCCCAGCTGACCTACCACGGGCTGTGCGAGCTGACCGCAGCTGCTAAGGAGGGAGAACTTAGCGTCTTTTTCCGAAACAACCACTTTAGCACCATGACTAAACACAAG AGTCACTTGTACCTGCTGGTCACTGACCAGGGCTTTCTACAGGAGGAGCAAGTCGTATGGGAGAGCCTGCACAATGTAGATGGAGACAGCTGCTTCTGTGACTCCGACTTCCACCTGAGTCATTCCCTGGGCAAGGGGCCTGGAGCAGAAGGTGGGAGTGGCTCCCCAGAAAAGCAGCTGCAGGTAGACCAG GACTACCTGATtgctctgtccctgcagcagcagcagcagccacaagGCGCACTGGGACTGACTGACTTGGAGCTGGCCCAGCAGCTTCAGCAGGAGGAGTATCAGCAGCAGCAGGCAGCCCAGCCAGTGTGGACGCGGACGCGGGCCCTGTCACTGCAG GGGAGAGGAGCCACATCTGGACGCCCAGCTGGGGAGCGTCGGCAGAGGCCGAAGCACGAGCCAGACTGCATTCTGCTTTAG
- the MINDY1 gene encoding ubiquitin carboxyl-terminal hydrolase MINDY-1 isoform X4, producing MEHHQPEHPAPGKAGTVEAVIPENHEVPAGPDEPPQDTDTRDADGEAGEQEPADQALLPGQCGDNLESPTPEASSSPLGPTLGTVPEVETVRACSMPQELPQSSRTRQPEPDFYCVKWIPWKGERTPIITQSTNGPCPLLAIMNILFLQWKVKLPPQKEVITSDELMAHLGNCLLSIKPQEKSEGLQLNFQQNVDDAMTVLPKLATGLDVNVRFTGVSDFEYTPECSVFDLLGIPLYHGWLVDPQQSPEAVRAVGKLSYNQLVEKIITCKHSSDTNLVTEGLIAEQFLETTAAQLTYHGLCELTAAAKEGELSVFFRNNHFSTMTKHKSHLYLLVTDQGFLQEEQVVWESLHNVDGDSCFCDSDFHLSHSLGKGPGAEGLPDCSVPAAAAAATRRTGTD from the exons ATGGAACACCATCAGCCTGAGCATCCAGCCCCCGGTAAGGCCGGGACTGTAGAAGCAGTCATCCCTGAAAACCATGAGGTCCCGGCAGGCCCAGATGAGCCCCCTCAGGACACAGATACAAGAGATGCTGATGGGGAGGCTGGAGAACAGGAGCCAGCAGACCAAGCTTTGCTGCCCGGCCAGTGTGGGGACAACCTTGAGTCCCCTACACCTGAAGCTAGCTCAAGTCCCCTGGGGCCAACCCTTGGGACAGTGCCTGAAGTAGAGACAGTGAGGGCATGCTCCATGCCCCAGGAGCTTCCTCAGTCCTCCAGGACCCGACAGCCGGAGCCGGATTTCTACTGTGTCAAGTGGATCCCTTGGAAAGGAGAGCGGACACCGATCATCACCCAGAGCACTAACGGCCCTTGCCCTCTCCTTGCCATCATGAACATCCTCTTTCTTCAGTGGAAG GTGAAACTCCCCCCGCAGAAGGAAGTGATCACATCGGATGAGCTCATGGCCCATCTTG GAAACTGCCTCCTGTCCATCAAGCCCCAAGAGAAGTCAGAGGGACTTCAGCTTAATTTTCAGCAG AATGTGGACGATGCAATGACGGTGCTGCCTAAACTGGCCACAGGTCTGGATGTTAATGTGCGGTTCACAGGCGTCTCCGATTTTGAGTATACACCCGAGTGCAGTGTCTTTGACCTCCTAGGCATACCTCTGTACCACGGCTGGCTTGTCGATCCTCAG CAGAGTCCTGAGGCTGTGCGTGCAGTTGGGAAGCTGAGTTACAACCAGCTGGTGGAGAAGATCATCACCTGCAAACACTCCAGTGACACCAACCTCGTGACAGAAG GCCTGATTGCGGAGCAGTTCCTGGAGACCACGGCGGCCCAGCTGACCTACCACGGGCTGTGCGAGCTGACCGCAGCTGCTAAGGAGGGAGAACTTAGCGTCTTTTTCCGAAACAACCACTTTAGCACCATGACTAAACACAAG AGTCACTTGTACCTGCTGGTCACTGACCAGGGCTTTCTACAGGAGGAGCAAGTCGTATGGGAGAGCCTGCACAATGTAGATGGAGACAGCTGCTTCTGTGACTCCGACTTCCACCTGAGTCATTCCCTGGGCAAGGGGCCTGGAGCAGAAG GACTACCTGATtgctctgtccctgcagcagcagcagcagccacaagGCGCACTGGGACTGACTGA
- the MINDY1 gene encoding ubiquitin carboxyl-terminal hydrolase MINDY-1 isoform X3: MEHHQPEHPAPGKAGTVEAVIPENHEVPAGPDEPPQDTDTRDADGEAGEQEPADQALLPGQCGDNLESPTPEASSSPLGPTLGTVPEVETVRACSMPQELPQSSRTRQPEPDFYCVKWIPWKGERTPIITQSTNGPCPLLAIMNILFLQWKVKLPPQKEVITSDELMAHLGNCLLSIKPQEKSEGLQLNFQQNVDDAMTVLPKLATGLDVNVRFTGVSDFEYTPECSVFDLLGIPLYHGWLVDPQQSPEAVRAVGKLSYNQLVEKIITCKHSSDTNLVTEGLIAEQFLETTAAQLTYHGLCELTAAAKEGELSVFFRNNHFSTMTKHKSHLYLLVTDQGFLQEEQVVWESLHNVDGDSCFCDSDFHLSHSLGKGPGAEGGSGSPEKQLQVDQQQQQPQGALGLTDLELAQQLQQEEYQQQQAAQPVWTRTRALSLQGRGATSGRPAGERRQRPKHEPDCILL, translated from the exons ATGGAACACCATCAGCCTGAGCATCCAGCCCCCGGTAAGGCCGGGACTGTAGAAGCAGTCATCCCTGAAAACCATGAGGTCCCGGCAGGCCCAGATGAGCCCCCTCAGGACACAGATACAAGAGATGCTGATGGGGAGGCTGGAGAACAGGAGCCAGCAGACCAAGCTTTGCTGCCCGGCCAGTGTGGGGACAACCTTGAGTCCCCTACACCTGAAGCTAGCTCAAGTCCCCTGGGGCCAACCCTTGGGACAGTGCCTGAAGTAGAGACAGTGAGGGCATGCTCCATGCCCCAGGAGCTTCCTCAGTCCTCCAGGACCCGACAGCCGGAGCCGGATTTCTACTGTGTCAAGTGGATCCCTTGGAAAGGAGAGCGGACACCGATCATCACCCAGAGCACTAACGGCCCTTGCCCTCTCCTTGCCATCATGAACATCCTCTTTCTTCAGTGGAAG GTGAAACTCCCCCCGCAGAAGGAAGTGATCACATCGGATGAGCTCATGGCCCATCTTG GAAACTGCCTCCTGTCCATCAAGCCCCAAGAGAAGTCAGAGGGACTTCAGCTTAATTTTCAGCAG AATGTGGACGATGCAATGACGGTGCTGCCTAAACTGGCCACAGGTCTGGATGTTAATGTGCGGTTCACAGGCGTCTCCGATTTTGAGTATACACCCGAGTGCAGTGTCTTTGACCTCCTAGGCATACCTCTGTACCACGGCTGGCTTGTCGATCCTCAG CAGAGTCCTGAGGCTGTGCGTGCAGTTGGGAAGCTGAGTTACAACCAGCTGGTGGAGAAGATCATCACCTGCAAACACTCCAGTGACACCAACCTCGTGACAGAAG GCCTGATTGCGGAGCAGTTCCTGGAGACCACGGCGGCCCAGCTGACCTACCACGGGCTGTGCGAGCTGACCGCAGCTGCTAAGGAGGGAGAACTTAGCGTCTTTTTCCGAAACAACCACTTTAGCACCATGACTAAACACAAG AGTCACTTGTACCTGCTGGTCACTGACCAGGGCTTTCTACAGGAGGAGCAAGTCGTATGGGAGAGCCTGCACAATGTAGATGGAGACAGCTGCTTCTGTGACTCCGACTTCCACCTGAGTCATTCCCTGGGCAAGGGGCCTGGAGCAGAAGGTGGGAGTGGCTCCCCAGAAAAGCAGCTGCAGGTAGACCAG cagcagcagcagccacaagGCGCACTGGGACTGACTGACTTGGAGCTGGCCCAGCAGCTTCAGCAGGAGGAGTATCAGCAGCAGCAGGCAGCCCAGCCAGTGTGGACGCGGACGCGGGCCCTGTCACTGCAG GGGAGAGGAGCCACATCTGGACGCCCAGCTGGGGAGCGTCGGCAGAGGCCGAAGCACGAGCCAGACTGCATTCTGCTTTAG